In the genome of Bradyrhizobium sp. CIAT3101, one region contains:
- the pgsA gene encoding CDP-diacylglycerol--glycerol-3-phosphate 3-phosphatidyltransferase has translation MNIATTRGTTSRAMSLPNILTYGRIAAIPVVVGCIYAQSIMDYPLWLRWVAVAIFIGAAVTDYLDGYYARIWNQQSAFGRMLDPIADKLLVASCLLMLAADGIIHGWSLWAAIVILCREILVSGLREYLAALRVSVPVTKLAKWKTTVQLVAIGFLLAGPAGDEVVPMVSLIGLILLWASAILTMYTGYDYFRAGIHHLIKEDEG, from the coding sequence ATGAACATCGCCACGACACGAGGGACCACCAGCCGCGCGATGTCCCTCCCGAACATCCTGACCTATGGCCGGATTGCCGCGATCCCGGTCGTGGTCGGATGCATCTATGCGCAGTCCATCATGGACTACCCGCTGTGGCTGCGCTGGGTCGCGGTCGCGATCTTCATCGGCGCTGCGGTGACGGATTATCTCGACGGCTATTACGCACGGATCTGGAATCAGCAATCGGCGTTCGGCCGGATGCTCGACCCGATCGCCGACAAGCTGCTGGTCGCCTCCTGCCTGCTGATGCTGGCCGCCGACGGGATCATCCATGGCTGGTCGCTGTGGGCCGCCATCGTGATCCTGTGCCGCGAGATCCTGGTGTCGGGTCTGCGCGAATATCTCGCCGCGCTCCGTGTCAGCGTGCCCGTGACCAAGCTCGCCAAATGGAAGACCACGGTCCAGCTCGTCGCCATCGGCTTCCTGCTCGCCGGCCCGGCCGGCGATGAGGTCGTCCCCATGGTCTCGCTGATCGGCCTCATCCTGCTGTGGGCCTCGGCGATCCTGACCATGTACACCGGCTACGACTATTTCCGCGCCGGCATCCATCACCTCATCAAGGAGGATGAGGGATGA
- the moaD gene encoding molybdopterin converting factor subunit 1, whose protein sequence is MKVKYFAWVRERVGKAEETIEPPATVRTVEELIAWLSGQSEAYAYAFEKPTVIRTAIDHAHVKADAAIAGAREIAFFPPMTGG, encoded by the coding sequence ATGAAGGTAAAATACTTCGCCTGGGTGCGCGAACGCGTCGGCAAGGCCGAGGAGACGATCGAGCCGCCCGCGACGGTGCGCACCGTCGAGGAGCTGATCGCCTGGCTATCCGGTCAAAGCGAGGCTTACGCCTATGCGTTCGAGAAGCCGACGGTGATCCGCACCGCGATCGACCACGCCCACGTCAAGGCCGACGCCGCGATCGCGGGCGCCCGCGAGATCGCATTCTTCCCGCCGATGACCGGCGGCTAG
- a CDS encoding molybdenum cofactor biosynthesis protein MoaE, with protein sequence MTSPVTTCPVAIRIQEDDFDIAREIALLTASRTDIGAVVSFSGICRADEDSSKIAALTLEHYPDMAEEEIKRHVDEAISRWPLNGVTVIHRVGRFMPGQNIVLVLTASQHRRAAFEAAEFLMDYLKTSAPFWKKEESATGTGWVEAHARDDEAAARWTKS encoded by the coding sequence ATGACTTCCCCCGTCACCACCTGCCCCGTTGCCATCCGCATCCAGGAAGACGATTTCGACATCGCGCGCGAGATCGCGCTCCTGACCGCGAGCCGCACCGACATCGGTGCGGTCGTCAGCTTCTCCGGCATCTGTCGCGCCGACGAGGACAGTTCGAAGATCGCGGCGCTCACGCTCGAACATTATCCTGATATGGCCGAGGAAGAAATCAAGCGCCACGTCGACGAGGCCATTTCGCGCTGGCCGCTCAACGGCGTCACGGTCATCCATCGCGTCGGGCGGTTCATGCCCGGCCAGAACATTGTGCTGGTGCTTACCGCCTCGCAACACCGAAGGGCGGCGTTCGAGGCGGCCGAGTTCCTGATGGATTATCTCAAGACCAGCGCACCGTTCTGGAAGAAGGAAGAGAGCGCCACCGGCACCGGCTGGGTCGAGGCCCACGCCCGTGACGACGAGGCCGCCGCACGCTGGACCAAATCCTGA